A window of the Deinococcus gobiensis I-0 genome harbors these coding sequences:
- a CDS encoding FAD binding domain-containing protein → MYPAQFDYQKATSVDDALRALAENPDLKVIAGGHSLLPAMKLRLAQPPALLDVWGLEELRGIRREGDMWVVGAMTTHAEVLRSDLPLFPEVAGWVGDPMVRNRGTIGGSLAHADPSADYPAAALATGTQFVIRGLDGERTVDADDMFLGMFESAVQPGELLTQIRIPATITASVYEKFRHPASHYAIVGLALARHADGTVRAAYTGAGEKAERLSVLEERLNAGQAAGTGLVGAAGLLGDRFASAEYRAHLVDVLAAKAAERLR, encoded by the coding sequence ATGTACCCAGCCCAGTTCGACTACCAGAAAGCGACGAGCGTGGATGACGCGCTGCGGGCGCTGGCCGAAAATCCCGACCTGAAGGTCATCGCGGGGGGGCACTCGCTACTGCCCGCCATGAAACTGCGCCTGGCCCAGCCGCCTGCCCTGCTGGACGTGTGGGGTCTGGAGGAGCTGCGCGGCATCCGCCGCGAGGGCGACATGTGGGTGGTCGGGGCCATGACCACCCACGCCGAGGTGCTGCGCAGCGACCTGCCGCTCTTTCCAGAGGTGGCGGGCTGGGTGGGCGACCCGATGGTGCGCAACCGGGGCACCATCGGCGGCTCGCTGGCGCACGCCGACCCCAGCGCCGACTACCCGGCGGCGGCGCTGGCGACCGGCACGCAGTTCGTGATCCGGGGCCTGGACGGCGAGCGCACGGTGGACGCCGACGACATGTTCCTGGGTATGTTCGAGAGCGCGGTGCAGCCCGGCGAACTGCTGACCCAGATCCGCATTCCGGCGACGATCACCGCCAGCGTCTACGAGAAGTTCCGGCACCCGGCGAGCCACTACGCCATCGTGGGCCTCGCGCTGGCCCGGCACGCCGACGGCACGGTGCGCGCGGCCTACACCGGCGCGGGCGAGAAGGCCGAGCGCCTGAGCGTGCTCGAAGAGCGCCTGAACGCCGGGCAGGCGGCGGGCACGGGGCTAGTGGGCGCGGCGGGACTGCTCGGCGACCGCTTCGCCAGCGCCGAGTACCGCGCGCATCTGGTGGACGTGCTGGCGGCCAAGGCGGCGGAGCGCCTGAGGTAA
- a CDS encoding alcohol dehydrogenase, translating into MRLTVTAPLTFAWEEAPTREPAPGEVRTRTRLSALSVASELAVVLHGPFPARLGYQTLGTVEVVGEGVTLRPGTRVVTTLGHAGAGLHRAERLVPVPPEVPDRVALAAILGEETHKGVRRVSPQPGERVLVAGAGAGLLGLLTVFNLTRRGVRDVTVLEPDPARRALALAFGAVACAPGELPHDAFDVGFECSAAPAGFAELLAHLRPRGRACVLSDGNWGALVLPPAFHARELSVVASSDGEDYGAYAAWLWRHADPLLERLYPVTVTPADLPTTYARLRGTPRPVSVVVDWGEGQDA; encoded by the coding sequence ATGCGCCTGACCGTCACGGCCCCGCTGACCTTCGCCTGGGAGGAGGCCCCGACCCGAGAGCCCGCGCCCGGCGAGGTGCGCACCCGCACGCGCCTGAGTGCCCTGAGCGTGGCCTCGGAACTGGCGGTGGTCCTGCACGGCCCCTTTCCGGCCCGGCTGGGTTATCAGACCCTGGGCACGGTCGAGGTAGTCGGAGAGGGCGTGACGCTGCGGCCGGGCACGCGGGTCGTCACGACGCTGGGGCATGCCGGTGCCGGGCTGCACCGCGCCGAGCGGCTGGTGCCGGTCCCGCCGGAGGTGCCCGACCGCGTGGCCCTGGCCGCCATCCTGGGCGAGGAGACGCACAAGGGCGTGCGCCGCGTCTCGCCGCAGCCGGGCGAGCGGGTGCTGGTGGCGGGGGCGGGGGCGGGCCTGCTGGGCCTCCTGACGGTCTTCAACCTGACGCGCCGGGGCGTGCGCGACGTGACCGTGCTGGAACCCGACCCGGCCCGCCGGGCGCTGGCGCTGGCCTTCGGTGCGGTGGCCTGCGCTCCGGGCGAACTGCCGCACGACGCCTTCGACGTGGGCTTCGAGTGCAGCGCCGCTCCGGCCGGGTTCGCCGAACTGCTCGCGCACCTGCGGCCCCGGGGGCGGGCCTGCGTGCTGTCGGACGGAAATTGGGGGGCGCTGGTCCTCCCACCCGCCTTCCATGCCCGCGAGTTGTCGGTCGTGGCGTCGAGCGACGGAGAGGACTACGGCGCCTACGCCGCGTGGCTGTGGCGGCACGCCGACCCGCTGCTGGAACGGCTGTACCCCGTGACCGTCACCCCCGCCGACCTGCCCACCACCTACGCCCGGCTGCGCGGGACGCCGCGCCCGGTGTCGGTGGTGGTGGACTGGGGGGAGGGCCAGGACGCCTGA
- a CDS encoding MerR family transcriptional regulator — protein MQTTAETRWTVGEVAELTGVSIRTLHHYDDLDLLRPSARSAANYRLYTPADLERLRRILTWRELGFPLAEVGRLLGAGAAEEHRALELQAALLGERLRQTERRLRAVTSLLGAAARQGAPMTREELKEMFGTFDHGRYEEEVQERWGDTEAYRQSRERTGKYTKADWEQIKAEMEALNARYVALMDAGTPPGSPEAAAVAQAQRDHFHRWYYDCSPQMLRSVSNLWVEDERFTRNIDALRPGLAAYQHAAVQAWAGPGKA, from the coding sequence ATGCAGACCACGGCCGAAACGCGCTGGACGGTGGGCGAGGTCGCCGAGCTGACCGGCGTCAGCATCCGCACGCTGCACCACTACGACGATCTGGACTTGCTGCGGCCCTCGGCACGCAGCGCCGCCAACTACCGCCTGTACACGCCCGCCGACCTGGAACGGCTGCGCCGGATTCTGACCTGGCGCGAGCTGGGCTTTCCGCTGGCCGAGGTCGGGCGGCTGCTCGGGGCGGGCGCGGCCGAGGAACACCGGGCGCTGGAACTCCAGGCTGCGCTGCTGGGCGAGCGCCTCCGGCAGACCGAGCGCCGGCTGCGGGCCGTCACCTCCCTACTCGGCGCCGCCGCGCGCCAAGGAGCACCCATGACCAGAGAGGAACTGAAGGAGATGTTCGGCACCTTCGACCACGGCCGCTACGAGGAGGAGGTGCAGGAGCGCTGGGGCGACACCGAGGCCTACCGCCAGAGCCGGGAGCGCACCGGGAAGTACACGAAAGCCGACTGGGAACAGATCAAGGCCGAGATGGAGGCCCTCAACGCCCGGTACGTGGCCCTGATGGACGCCGGCACCCCGCCCGGCAGCCCCGAGGCGGCGGCGGTGGCGCAGGCGCAGCGCGACCACTTCCACCGCTGGTACTACGACTGCTCGCCGCAGATGCTGCGCAGCGTGTCGAACCTGTGGGTGGAAGACGAGCGCTTTACCCGCAACATCGACGCGCTGAGGCCCGGGCTGGCCGCCTACCAGCACGCTGCCGTGCAGGCCTGGGCCGGGCCGGGGAAGGCCTGA
- a CDS encoding amino acid ABC transporter permease — MNDLLTGFRTIFSGEYPRLLLSGLGLTLAVSLCALGVSVVLGTVLGVVRVFRVPLLGALGNAYVEVVRGIPLIVLLSVIYYGLPALGVTLDGFPAAVLALGCYSAAYTSEIVRGGLSSVPAGQIEAARSLGLNRWQAVRHVALPQAWRVALPALGNEFVSLILGSSLASAVTLQELFSQGRYITNATYRQFEVYAVLALVYFVLTFVLTRLVRMLERRLGRGQTLPERRVI, encoded by the coding sequence ATGAACGACCTGCTCACCGGTTTTCGCACCATCTTTTCCGGCGAGTATCCGCGGCTGCTGCTCTCGGGGCTGGGCCTCACGCTGGCGGTGAGCCTATGCGCGCTGGGCGTCTCGGTGGTGCTGGGCACGGTGCTGGGGGTCGTGCGGGTGTTCCGCGTGCCGCTGCTGGGGGCGCTGGGCAACGCCTACGTCGAGGTGGTGCGCGGCATCCCGCTGATCGTGCTGCTCAGCGTCATCTACTACGGGCTGCCCGCATTGGGCGTCACGCTGGACGGCTTTCCGGCGGCGGTGCTGGCGCTGGGCTGCTACTCGGCCGCCTATACCTCCGAAATCGTGCGCGGCGGCCTGAGCAGCGTGCCGGCCGGCCAGATCGAGGCGGCGCGCAGCCTGGGCCTGAACCGCTGGCAGGCGGTGCGGCACGTCGCGCTCCCACAGGCGTGGCGGGTGGCCCTGCCCGCGCTGGGCAACGAGTTCGTCAGCCTGATCCTGGGCAGCAGCCTCGCCTCGGCCGTCACCCTGCAGGAACTGTTCAGCCAGGGGCGCTACATCACCAACGCGACCTACCGCCAGTTCGAGGTCTACGCCGTCCTGGCGCTGGTTTACTTCGTGCTGACCTTCGTCCTGACGCGGCTGGTGAGGATGCTCGAACGCCGGCTCGGGCGGGGGCAGACCCTGCCCGAGCGGCGGGTGATCTGA
- a CDS encoding DMT family transporter, translating to MRAWTALLSAVGLEVFGTLSLKYTALGGLTLLGLPLGVLLTALCVGASYVLLSLAFRRIPVAVAFAVWEAAGLALVTLLGAVLLGEHLSLPGTLALGGLGLGAWLLHKGTRAPAAGEVQA from the coding sequence ATGCGCGCCTGGACTGCGCTGCTGTCTGCCGTCGGCCTGGAGGTCTTCGGCACCCTTTCTCTGAAATACACCGCCCTGGGCGGCTTGACCCTGCTGGGGCTGCCGCTGGGGGTCCTGCTGACCGCCCTGTGCGTGGGGGCGTCCTACGTGCTGCTCTCGCTCGCCTTCCGGCGCATTCCGGTGGCCGTAGCCTTCGCCGTGTGGGAGGCCGCCGGCCTCGCGCTCGTCACCCTGCTGGGGGCCGTGCTGCTGGGCGAACACCTGAGCCTGCCCGGCACGCTGGCGCTGGGCGGCCTGGGCCTGGGCGCCTGGCTGCTGCACAAGGGCACCCGCGCGCCCGCCGCCGGAGAGGTGCAGGCATGA
- a CDS encoding SMR family transporter: protein MNPAPLLLALAALLDVGANALLKKSDGFRRLGPGILALALVLLAFGLLGVSLRTVPLATAYATWGGLGLALSALLSRRLDGTRLTPTAWAGLLLIGASVAALHHLHG, encoded by the coding sequence ATGAACCCCGCGCCGCTGCTGCTGGCGCTGGCCGCCCTGCTGGACGTGGGCGCCAACGCCCTGCTCAAGAAGTCCGACGGGTTTCGCCGTCTGGGGCCGGGGATACTGGCATTGGCGCTCGTGCTGCTGGCCTTCGGGCTGCTGGGGGTCTCGCTGAGGACCGTGCCGCTGGCGACCGCCTACGCGACCTGGGGCGGCCTCGGCCTCGCCCTGAGCGCGCTGCTCTCGCGCCGGCTGGACGGCACCCGCCTCACCCCCACCGCCTGGGCCGGGCTGCTGCTCATCGGGGCGAGCGTGGCGGCTTTGCACCACCTGCACGGATAA
- a CDS encoding ABC transporter substrate-binding protein → MKRALLALLALTAALQTAAHAATVAEVKKKGVLVLGTDPTFSPFEFKGSDGQIQGFDVDIARAVAADLGVRLEIRAVGFGALMPQSVTSGRVDMAMSAITITAERAKVVSFSGPYYRSAQVFIVRAGNPGKFAWPADVKGKTIGVQGNTTGQYVGGDLLKPKGATIKVYDDFAGGLADVRAGRVAALIGDAPTVTDLQKRLPGQFAQAGKELVAEDYGMVFAKGSDLAAAANRTLARLKASGDYQKLLNKWIVQK, encoded by the coding sequence ATGAAGCGCGCCCTGCTCGCCCTGCTGGCCCTCACTGCGGCCCTCCAGACCGCCGCCCACGCCGCCACCGTCGCCGAGGTCAAGAAGAAGGGCGTGCTCGTGCTGGGCACCGACCCGACCTTCAGCCCCTTCGAGTTCAAGGGAAGCGACGGCCAGATCCAGGGTTTCGATGTCGATATCGCGCGGGCGGTCGCGGCCGACCTGGGCGTGCGGCTGGAGATCCGCGCGGTGGGCTTCGGCGCGCTGATGCCCCAGTCCGTCACCTCTGGGCGGGTGGACATGGCCATGAGCGCCATCACCATCACCGCCGAGCGCGCCAAGGTCGTGTCCTTCAGCGGGCCGTATTACCGCAGCGCCCAGGTGTTCATCGTGCGGGCGGGCAACCCCGGCAAGTTCGCGTGGCCCGCCGACGTGAAGGGCAAAACCATCGGCGTGCAGGGCAATACGACCGGGCAGTACGTGGGCGGCGACCTTCTCAAGCCCAAGGGCGCGACCATCAAGGTCTACGACGACTTCGCGGGGGGGCTGGCCGACGTGCGCGCCGGGCGCGTGGCCGCCCTGATCGGGGACGCGCCGACCGTCACCGATCTGCAAAAGCGGCTGCCCGGCCAGTTCGCGCAGGCGGGCAAGGAACTCGTGGCCGAGGACTACGGCATGGTCTTCGCCAAGGGCAGCGACCTCGCCGCCGCCGCGAACAGGACGCTGGCCCGTCTGAAGGCCAGCGGCGACTACCAGAAGCTCCTGAACAAGTGGATCGTGCAGAAGTAG
- a CDS encoding peroxiredoxin family protein, giving the protein MLWPAPADFVHGSPLPPPTGWTRPGLVMTFNLECPGCVSRGVPFLKRLHGEFGDRVNLLAVHTSLGHRDLARGDVEPTLVKFARDFARLPFAVALDLDGSFARHWHTEGTPYWLAFAPGGELLRSVYGSQENAQTRLQYLLEEWTGQAEE; this is encoded by the coding sequence ATGCTGTGGCCTGCGCCCGCCGATTTCGTACACGGCTCTCCCCTGCCCCCGCCGACCGGGTGGACGCGGCCGGGGCTGGTCATGACCTTCAACCTGGAATGCCCGGGCTGCGTGTCGCGCGGCGTTCCCTTTCTCAAGCGGCTGCACGGCGAGTTCGGGGACCGGGTGAACCTGCTGGCCGTGCACACCAGCCTGGGCCACCGCGACCTGGCGCGCGGGGACGTGGAGCCGACCCTGGTGAAGTTCGCCCGCGACTTCGCCCGGCTGCCCTTCGCGGTGGCCCTCGACCTGGACGGCAGCTTCGCGCGGCACTGGCACACCGAGGGCACGCCGTACTGGCTGGCCTTCGCGCCGGGCGGCGAATTGCTACGCAGCGTCTACGGCAGCCAGGAGAATGCCCAGACCCGCCTCCAGTACCTGCTGGAAGAGTGGACTGGGCAGGCAGAGGAGTAA
- a CDS encoding ADP-ribosylglycohydrolase family protein — protein sequence MTDHRLPTLFSLAAADALGAATEFKTPQVIRARYGESVTTYQPGSVFGFAPGEATDDTQMVAATLLGYARGEGLAGVLAALHGWLLAGPPDVGGLTREALRSGQPDGGVRAWQAGGFQSAGNGGLMRIAAVWLAGLEGAALARESALVTALTHADPRCVHASVFFTAFLAALAGEAAYRDAAESGLRVMDGLDARAALLDAGLLGLDTRPAFDAFGKADRSARAEVRARVRRGLEGHVTSQSGYVLDTLEAAVAHARADTWQDAVEPAVMGGDDADTVACVVGAVAGARGLTLPEHLLPDLRLGHSWPGWGRAWAATAHFPALLANAQAAVAARA from the coding sequence GTGACCGACCACCGACTGCCCACGCTGTTCTCGCTGGCCGCCGCCGACGCCCTGGGCGCCGCGACCGAATTCAAGACGCCGCAGGTCATCCGCGCCCGTTACGGCGAGAGCGTCACGACCTACCAGCCGGGCAGCGTCTTCGGCTTCGCGCCCGGCGAGGCCACCGACGACACCCAGATGGTCGCCGCGACCCTGCTGGGCTACGCGCGCGGCGAGGGGCTGGCCGGCGTCCTGGCAGCCCTGCACGGGTGGCTGCTCGCCGGTCCCCCGGACGTGGGCGGCCTGACCCGTGAGGCGCTGCGCTCCGGACAACCGGACGGCGGCGTGCGGGCCTGGCAGGCGGGCGGCTTCCAGAGTGCGGGCAACGGCGGCCTGATGCGCATCGCCGCCGTCTGGCTGGCCGGGCTGGAGGGCGCGGCGCTGGCCCGCGAGTCGGCCCTGGTCACGGCACTGACCCACGCCGACCCGCGCTGCGTCCACGCTTCGGTGTTCTTCACGGCCTTTCTGGCAGCGCTGGCCGGAGAAGCGGCCTACCGCGACGCGGCCGAGAGCGGCCTGCGGGTCATGGACGGCCTCGACGCCCGCGCCGCGCTGCTGGACGCCGGCCTGCTGGGCCTCGACACCCGGCCCGCCTTCGACGCCTTCGGCAAGGCCGACCGCTCGGCCCGCGCCGAGGTGCGCGCCCGCGTGCGCCGGGGGCTGGAGGGCCACGTCACGTCGCAGAGCGGCTACGTCCTCGACACGCTGGAGGCGGCGGTCGCCCACGCCAGGGCCGACACCTGGCAGGACGCGGTCGAACCGGCGGTCATGGGCGGCGACGACGCCGATACGGTGGCCTGCGTGGTGGGCGCAGTCGCCGGAGCGCGCGGTCTCACGCTGCCGGAGCACCTGCTCCCCGACCTGCGCCTGGGCCACAGCTGGCCCGGCTGGGGCCGCGCCTGGGCCGCCACCGCCCACTTTCCGGCCCTGCTGGCGAACGCGCAGGCCGCCGTCGCCGCGCGGGCATGA
- a CDS encoding nucleotidyltransferase family protein: MNDADFLAAVRRNPVNAAILERLPLLERWAPQVHLVAGALFGTVWNVGRGLAPAQGIRDYDLFYWHPDTSYEAEDTVIREAAGLFADLNAPIEVRNQARVHLWFPAHHGLSRPPIGSAREGIRQFLVECTCVGVDAGGEVYAPCGLEDLAAGVLRPNPHNHTPGLYAAKVASYRERWPWLREAGPAPVR, translated from the coding sequence ATGAACGACGCCGACTTTCTGGCCGCCGTGCGCCGCAACCCCGTCAACGCGGCGATTCTGGAGCGGCTGCCCCTGCTGGAACGGTGGGCGCCGCAGGTTCATCTCGTGGCCGGGGCCCTGTTCGGCACCGTCTGGAACGTGGGGCGAGGCCTCGCGCCGGCACAGGGCATCCGCGACTACGACCTCTTCTACTGGCACCCCGACACGAGCTACGAGGCCGAGGACACGGTCATCCGGGAAGCGGCCGGGCTGTTCGCCGATCTGAACGCCCCCATCGAAGTGCGGAACCAGGCCCGCGTCCACCTGTGGTTTCCGGCACACCACGGCCTGAGCCGCCCGCCCATCGGCAGCGCCCGCGAGGGCATCCGGCAGTTTCTGGTCGAATGTACCTGCGTCGGCGTGGACGCGGGCGGCGAGGTCTATGCCCCCTGCGGACTGGAAGACCTCGCCGCCGGGGTGCTGCGCCCCAACCCGCACAACCACACCCCGGGCCTGTACGCCGCCAAGGTGGCGAGCTACCGGGAGCGTTGGCCCTGGCTGCGCGAGGCTGGGCCCGCCCCGGTCCGCTGA